Proteins from a single region of Ziziphus jujuba cultivar Dongzao chromosome 1, ASM3175591v1:
- the LOC107424093 gene encoding rho GDP-dissociation inhibitor 1-like: MSATVGAISSAKEVNFNSQTNEEELKKPSGDEPADQLRNGETAIEDGLDNDFGDDPDDDEDDLSKLKSETHLRLGPQFSIKEQLEKDKDDESLRKWKEQLLAGVDLSAVGESKDPEVKILSLTIQCLGRKDVVLPIPFLNNPKSRLFSLKEASKYHLKFTFTVSNNIVSGLKYTNTVWKTGMKVDSTKIMLAPIAFISS; the protein is encoded by the exons ATGTCTGCTACTGTGGGAGCTATCTCTTCAGCCAAGGAAGTCAACTTCAACTCTCAAACAAATGAAGAAGAGCTCAAAAAGCCTTCTGGTGATGAACCTGCAGACCAGCTAAGGAATGGTGAAACTGCCATTGAAGATGGCCTTGACAATGATTTTGGTGATGACCCagatgatgatgaggatgacCTTTCGAAGTTGAAATCTGAGACCCATTTGCGTCTTGGTCCCCAGTTTTCAATCAAGGAGCAGCTTGAGAAAGACAAA GATGATGAAAGTTTGAGGAAATGGAAGGAACAACTTCTTGCAGGTGTTGATCTCTCTGCTGTTGGAG AGAGTAAAGATCCAGAGGTGAAAATATTGAGCCTAACAATCCAATGCCTTGGAAGAAAAGATGTTGTCCTGCCAATTCCATTCCTTAACAATCCAAAAAGCAGGCTTTTCTCTCTCAAGGAAGCAAGTAAGTACCACCTGAAATTCACCTTCACTGTCTCCAACAACATAGTTTCAGGCCTCAAGTACACCAACACTGTCTGGAAGACTGGTATGAAAg TGGACAGTACAAAAATAATGTTGGCCCCTATAGCCTTCATCTCCTCATAG